The following proteins come from a genomic window of Nitrospirota bacterium:
- a CDS encoding Hsp20/alpha crystallin family protein, translating into MALVRWNPFAELINMQDQVNRFFGDRYLKPSIGEREVSDEWSPSVDIYEDADGVVLKVELPEMEMKDIDVKIEDNTLTVRGERKLDKEDKKDNYHRIERYYGLFSRSFTLPSTVDQEKVKASYDRGVLRINLPKKEDTKPKKIKIDVT; encoded by the coding sequence ATGGCTTTAGTAAGGTGGAACCCTTTTGCTGAACTCATTAATATGCAGGATCAGGTGAACAGGTTTTTTGGTGATAGATATCTTAAACCATCTATTGGTGAGAGGGAGGTCAGTGATGAGTGGTCTCCGTCAGTTGACATTTACGAAGATGCAGATGGGGTTGTACTCAAAGTGGAGCTTCCTGAGATGGAGATGAAAGATATTGACGTCAAGATTGAAGATAATACCCTCACTGTACGGGGAGAGAGGAAGCTGGACAAAGAAGACAAGAAAGATAACTACCACCGTATTGAAAGATATTACGGTTTATTCAGCCGGTCTTTTACTCTCCCATCCACGGTGGATCAGGAAAAGGTTAAGGCATCTTATGATCGCGGAGTTTTACGGATAAACCTTCCTAAGAAGGAGGATACCAAACCGAAGAAGATCAAGATAGATGTAACTTGA
- a CDS encoding bifunctional transaldolase/phosoglucose isomerase encodes MNNLLKLIDYGQSYWLDNLTRKKIKSGELKKRVTQFGLRGITSNPAIFNKAISKSTDYDQQIKQLVNKNKTVKEIYEALTTKDVQDACDVLMPVYDLSNGIDGFVSLEVSPYLAHDSEGTMAEARKLFKAVNRPNCFIKIPGTNEGIPAIEQMLYEGININITLLFSIESYEAVTNAYIRALEKRSAEGKPVDEIASVASFFLSRIDVLVDQLLGHLIIPERTTSVEISPELLLGKSGIASAKLAYQSFKKIFNGERWNNLAAKGARVQRPLWASTSTKDPLYSDVKYVETLIGPNTVNTLPDQTIDAFYDHGKPEDNTIEKDLDESYKVFSNLRSLGINMDFVTTQLVNEGVQKFIDPYDEFMETIAKRRRAFLADKTGRQEINFAASKSEVGAALKSLDEKRYSRRLYAKDPFLWKTDHKQTEEIRNRLGWLNVEGFINRSDEINDFAKKVKADKIKFIVLLGMGGSSLCPEVCRETFKSANGYPELLVLDNTSPEAVKEVESNIDLKKTLFIVASKSGTTIETLSFYRHFYSKLSDTGVQSPGNHFIAITDPGTSLEKEAKSKSFRHVFNNPEDYGGRYSALSYFGLVPMALIGMDIKKILDYAHQMKISCGEFIPSEASPAVSLGTLLGINQKSGRDKVTFVLSKSISAYGYWVEQLIAESTGKEDKGLIPIESEDLGKPEQYDKDRVFVYLHASGDDTQTDERKLASLEKNAHPVVRIELKNNYAIGAEFLRWEIATATAGKIIGVNPFNEPNVAESKKNSNDLLNEWKERGSFSEGEPLVSHNGLSIYADTNHSWFPKYHKNH; translated from the coding sequence ATGAATAATTTATTAAAACTGATCGATTACGGACAGAGCTATTGGTTGGATAATCTAACCCGTAAAAAAATTAAAAGCGGCGAACTGAAAAAAAGAGTAACTCAATTCGGACTACGAGGTATTACATCAAATCCGGCAATTTTTAACAAAGCAATATCGAAAAGCACCGATTACGATCAACAGATTAAACAGTTAGTAAATAAAAACAAAACCGTCAAAGAAATATATGAAGCACTAACAACGAAAGATGTTCAGGATGCCTGCGATGTTTTAATGCCGGTTTATGATCTATCAAATGGAATTGATGGATTTGTAAGTCTTGAAGTTTCACCTTATTTAGCTCATGATTCGGAAGGTACTATGGCGGAGGCAAGAAAATTATTCAAAGCCGTAAACAGGCCGAATTGTTTTATTAAAATTCCGGGGACAAATGAAGGAATTCCCGCAATTGAACAGATGCTTTATGAGGGAATTAACATCAATATCACTTTACTCTTTTCAATTGAGAGTTACGAAGCCGTTACAAATGCCTATATCAGAGCATTGGAGAAAAGGTCAGCAGAAGGCAAACCGGTTGATGAAATTGCCTCCGTGGCAAGCTTCTTTTTAAGCAGAATAGATGTATTGGTTGATCAGTTATTAGGTCACTTGATTATTCCGGAAAGAACGACCAGTGTTGAAATCAGTCCGGAGCTTTTATTGGGTAAATCCGGGATTGCCAGTGCAAAATTAGCTTATCAAAGTTTTAAAAAGATTTTCAATGGTGAGAGATGGAATAATTTAGCAGCCAAGGGCGCACGTGTGCAAAGACCTCTTTGGGCAAGCACCAGCACGAAAGATCCGCTTTACAGCGACGTTAAATATGTTGAAACCTTAATTGGCCCCAACACAGTAAACACCTTACCTGATCAAACAATCGACGCATTTTATGATCACGGAAAACCTGAAGATAATACGATAGAAAAAGACCTGGATGAATCTTATAAAGTTTTTTCCAATCTCCGAAGTTTAGGGATCAATATGGATTTTGTTACAACACAATTAGTCAATGAAGGAGTCCAGAAATTTATCGATCCCTATGATGAATTCATGGAAACAATTGCAAAGAGAAGAAGAGCCTTTTTAGCAGATAAAACAGGGCGACAGGAAATTAATTTTGCCGCTTCTAAATCGGAAGTTGGGGCTGCGCTCAAATCATTGGATGAAAAACGGTATTCGCGCAGGCTTTATGCTAAAGATCCCTTTTTATGGAAAACTGACCACAAACAAACCGAAGAAATCCGCAATAGATTGGGCTGGTTGAACGTTGAAGGTTTTATAAATCGATCGGATGAAATAAACGATTTTGCTAAAAAAGTTAAAGCGGATAAAATTAAATTTATTGTGCTGTTAGGAATGGGTGGAAGCAGTCTATGTCCTGAAGTATGCAGGGAGACTTTTAAGTCAGCTAATGGTTATCCCGAATTACTTGTTCTTGACAATACTTCTCCGGAAGCAGTGAAAGAAGTCGAATCAAATATTGATTTAAAGAAAACTTTATTTATCGTTGCCAGTAAATCAGGCACTACAATTGAGACATTGAGCTTTTACAGACATTTTTATTCAAAGTTAAGTGATACCGGAGTTCAATCTCCAGGCAACCATTTCATCGCAATTACCGATCCCGGAACTTCACTTGAAAAAGAGGCAAAATCGAAAAGCTTCAGACATGTATTCAATAACCCGGAAGATTACGGAGGAAGATATTCGGCACTTTCATATTTTGGTTTAGTTCCAATGGCATTGATTGGAATGGATATAAAAAAGATATTGGATTATGCCCATCAAATGAAAATAAGTTGCGGTGAATTTATTCCTTCGGAGGCAAGTCCGGCAGTAAGTCTGGGAACTTTGCTGGGAATAAATCAGAAATCTGGCAGAGACAAAGTTACATTTGTCCTTTCAAAATCTATAAGCGCTTATGGATATTGGGTTGAACAATTGATAGCAGAAAGTACAGGGAAAGAAGATAAAGGATTAATCCCGATCGAAAGCGAAGATTTAGGAAAACCAGAACAATATGATAAGGACAGGGTATTTGTTTATCTCCACGCTTCTGGCGATGATACTCAAACCGATGAAAGAAAATTAGCTTCTCTTGAAAAGAATGCTCATCCTGTTGTTAGAATAGAATTAAAAAATAATTATGCAATTGGTGCGGAATTTTTACGCTGGGAAATAGCCACTGCAACAGCGGGAAAAATAATCGGTGTCAATCCTTTTAACGAACCTAATGTTGCAGAAAGCAAAAAGAACAGTAATGACCTTTTAAACGAATGGAAGGAAAGAGGATCATTCTCCGAGGGTGAACCTCTGGTATCACATAATGGTCTTTCAATTTATGCAGATACAAATCATAGTTGGTTCCCGAAGTACCATAAAAATCATTAA
- the maf gene encoding septum formation inhibitor Maf, with protein sequence MYKYKKIILASASPRRKELLGKTGIKFVVDASDYEEDLSLRIPARRLARLLSSEKARDVASRYRDAVIIAADTIISFNGKVFGKPHNDSDAKRILNILNGRAHDVITGFTIIDTKEGQCASRSVVTKVYFKQMTIKEIDAYVRTGEPLDKAGAYAIQGLGAAMVKKIEGEYNNVVGLPVNALMKELRKFGV encoded by the coding sequence ATGTATAAGTATAAAAAAATCATTCTTGCATCTGCATCTCCGAGGAGAAAAGAACTCCTGGGAAAAACCGGGATAAAGTTTGTGGTAGACGCAAGTGATTATGAAGAAGACCTGAGTCTTCGTATACCTGCAAGACGTCTTGCAAGGTTATTATCCTCTGAAAAGGCCAGGGATGTAGCAAGCAGGTACAGGGATGCTGTCATTATAGCCGCCGACACCATTATTTCTTTTAATGGCAAAGTATTTGGAAAGCCGCATAATGATAGTGATGCAAAAAGGATCCTTAATATTCTCAATGGCAGGGCTCATGATGTTATTACGGGATTTACCATTATAGATACGAAAGAGGGTCAATGCGCGTCGAGGTCCGTAGTTACAAAGGTCTATTTTAAGCAGATGACAATTAAAGAGATAGATGCATATGTCAGAACCGGCGAGCCGCTGGATAAGGCAGGGGCTTATGCTATTCAGGGGCTTGGGGCGGCTATGGTCAAAAAGATCGAGGGAGAGTATAATAATGTCGTGGGCCTTCCTGTAAATGCCTTAATGAAGGAATTAAGAAAGTTTGGAGTTTAA
- the tkt gene encoding transketolase yields the protein MTTFSSLDPGQMDQLAINTIRFLSVDAIEKADSGHPGLPLGAAPMAYVLWTRFLRHNPINPHWFNRDRFVLSAGHGSMLIYSLLHLTGYDLPLEQIKQFRQWGSRSPGHPERGLTPGIETTTGPLGQGFANGVGMAIAEYYLAAHYNRPGHHIVNHFTYVLVSDGDLMEGVSSEAASLAGHLKLGKLICLYDDNHITLSASTHITFTEDRARRFEAYGWHTQTVEDGNDLEVIDHALRTAQSEKERPSLILVRTHIGYGSPHKQDTFKAHGSPLGREEVRLTKQALGWPLNPEFYIPDNALAHFRLALENGKQAEAEWEVGFSEYSKAFPDLAKEFQQGMTGELPQGWDADIPVFPADPKGLATRAASGNVLNSIAKKLPALIGGSADLDPSTRTGLKMMGDFGNPLEETGNLQGSTGGGWSYAGRNLHFGVREHAMGSIANGLAVHGGVIAFTSTFLIFSDYMRPPIRLTALMEQGVIFVFTHDSIAVGEDGPTHQPIEQLASLRAIPNLLVVRPCDANETAVAWRVAIQTRDRPVALILTRQDVPTLDRTQFAAADGLQRGAYVLADAPNGKPDIILIASGSEVSLIVEARQKLTESKINVRIVAMPCWELFDAQSRGYRDSVLPPTTRARLAVEAGATQGWCKYVGDKGTVIGVDRFGASAPGKVLMSEYGFTVDNIRRHALELVNRKREAT from the coding sequence ATGACAACCTTTTCAAGTCTCGATCCAGGGCAAATGGATCAACTGGCGATCAACACGATTCGTTTCCTGTCCGTGGATGCCATTGAAAAGGCCGATAGCGGCCACCCTGGGTTGCCCCTCGGTGCTGCGCCGATGGCCTATGTATTGTGGACGCGGTTTCTTCGGCACAATCCGATCAACCCGCATTGGTTCAATCGGGACCGGTTTGTCCTGTCGGCCGGACACGGTTCGATGTTGATCTACAGCTTGCTGCATCTGACTGGCTACGATTTGCCGCTGGAGCAAATCAAGCAATTCCGCCAATGGGGCAGCAGGTCTCCGGGACACCCCGAGCGCGGACTGACGCCGGGCATCGAGACGACGACCGGTCCCCTCGGCCAGGGATTCGCCAACGGCGTCGGCATGGCAATCGCGGAATATTATCTTGCGGCACACTACAACCGGCCCGGACACCATATCGTCAATCATTTCACTTACGTGCTGGTCAGCGATGGCGATTTAATGGAAGGCGTGTCTTCTGAGGCAGCGTCGCTCGCTGGTCATTTGAAGCTCGGCAAACTGATTTGCCTCTACGACGACAATCACATCACGCTTTCCGCCTCGACTCACATCACATTCACAGAAGATCGCGCCAGGCGTTTCGAGGCGTACGGCTGGCACACGCAGACGGTTGAGGATGGAAATGATCTTGAGGTGATTGACCACGCGCTGCGTACGGCACAATCCGAGAAGGAACGCCCCTCGCTGATTCTTGTGCGCACGCATATAGGCTATGGCTCACCGCACAAGCAGGACACTTTTAAAGCGCACGGCTCGCCACTTGGCAGGGAAGAAGTGAGATTGACAAAGCAGGCGTTGGGCTGGCCACTCAATCCGGAGTTTTACATTCCAGATAATGCACTCGCGCATTTCCGTCTTGCCCTTGAAAATGGCAAACAGGCCGAAGCAGAATGGGAAGTGGGATTCTCGGAGTATTCGAAAGCGTTTCCAGACCTCGCCAAAGAATTTCAGCAGGGGATGACCGGAGAATTGCCCCAGGGCTGGGACGCCGATATCCCGGTCTTTCCGGCCGACCCGAAAGGTTTGGCAACACGCGCCGCTTCGGGCAACGTACTGAACTCGATAGCCAAGAAACTTCCAGCTTTGATCGGTGGCTCCGCAGATTTAGATCCGTCCACCCGGACAGGGCTTAAAATGATGGGTGATTTTGGAAACCCACTCGAGGAGACCGGCAATTTGCAGGGATCGACGGGCGGCGGCTGGAGTTATGCGGGACGCAACCTGCACTTTGGTGTTCGCGAGCATGCGATGGGATCAATCGCGAATGGGTTGGCGGTGCACGGCGGGGTCATTGCGTTCACGTCAACGTTTCTCATTTTCTCGGACTATATGCGGCCACCGATTCGACTGACGGCGCTTATGGAACAGGGGGTGATCTTCGTTTTCACCCACGACAGCATTGCTGTTGGCGAAGATGGCCCAACTCATCAGCCGATTGAGCAATTGGCCTCGCTGCGCGCGATCCCAAACCTGCTCGTCGTCCGCCCATGCGATGCGAACGAGACTGCCGTGGCGTGGCGCGTAGCGATTCAGACACGGGATCGACCGGTCGCGCTTATTTTGACACGGCAGGATGTGCCCACGCTTGACCGCACACAGTTCGCTGCGGCAGATGGTTTGCAACGCGGTGCATATGTTTTGGCCGATGCGCCCAATGGCAAACCGGACATCATCCTGATCGCTTCCGGGTCGGAAGTCAGCCTGATCGTTGAGGCCCGCCAAAAACTGACCGAGAGCAAGATCAACGTTCGGATAGTAGCCATGCCATGCTGGGAATTGTTTGATGCCCAATCCCGAGGTTATCGAGACTCGGTTCTTCCTCCAACAACACGGGCACGACTTGCCGTTGAAGCGGGAGCGACTCAGGGTTGGTGCAAGTATGTGGGCGACAAGGGTACTGTGATTGGAGTGGATCGTTTCGGCGCATCGGCCCCGGGAAAGGTCCTGATGAGCGAATATGGTTTCACTGTTGATAATATCCGCAGACATGCACTGGAGTTAGTAAACCGGAAAAGGGAGGCAACGTAA
- a CDS encoding response regulator transcription factor encodes MRILVVEDEEALASQVRNILESEGYHVGIASNGMDGLDKAFEEEYDLIILDVLLPKMNGIEVLKEVRKGRLTVPVLLLTVRNNVEDKVIGLDAGADDYLTKPFAIPELLARTRSLLRRTSEVKSAALSAGDLEVNTNTHQVTISGRLVNLTTKEYAILEFLLYNKNRLLSRLSIAEHVWGDSFDLFSMTNFVDVHIKNLRKKINDDKEKRLIQTIRGVGYLIRDE; translated from the coding sequence ATGAGAATCTTGGTCGTCGAAGATGAGGAGGCACTGGCCTCACAGGTCAGGAATATTTTAGAGAGTGAAGGCTATCATGTTGGAATAGCATCCAATGGAATGGACGGACTCGATAAGGCTTTTGAGGAAGAATACGACCTGATTATACTGGATGTATTACTTCCTAAAATGAATGGAATCGAGGTGTTAAAAGAAGTTCGCAAAGGGAGGTTAACAGTCCCGGTTCTTTTGCTGACTGTCAGAAATAACGTTGAAGATAAAGTAATTGGACTTGATGCGGGCGCAGATGATTATTTAACGAAGCCTTTTGCTATTCCGGAACTACTGGCCAGGACCAGATCTTTATTGAGGCGTACAAGTGAAGTGAAGTCCGCTGCACTGAGCGCCGGAGACCTTGAAGTCAATACGAATACTCACCAGGTCACAATTTCAGGGAGACTTGTGAATCTGACCACAAAAGAATATGCAATCCTGGAATTTCTTCTTTACAATAAGAACCGCTTATTGTCACGGCTTTCAATTGCAGAACATGTCTGGGGGGATAGTTTCGATCTCTTTTCGATGACCAACTTTGTGGATGTACATATCAAAAACCTCCGTAAGAAGATTAATGATGACAAAGAAAAGAGGCTCATTCAAACGATTCGTGGAGTAGGTTATCTCATCAGGGATGAATAA
- a CDS encoding NAD(P)/FAD-dependent oxidoreductase translates to MSVFTDVVIIGAGASGLFCAAQAGMRRRSVIVLDHSARIGNKIRISGGGHCNFTNRNVSHENYYTSHNPHFCKSALARFTPHDFTIMMKNHEIRYIEKDDGQLFCSGSSRDIVHMLSSECSRHGVEILLNCRITDLSIKEGKFIVRTNKNVFIADSLVVATGGLSYSQLGASDLGYKIARQFKLKVTPLRPALVPFIFTKTDVRFFSKLRGVSVKSEVECKDRRFKGMMLFTHRGLSGPVILQLSSYWEVGNNITVNLLPDYDINAIFVRERGRSVEMKNLLSGFMPSRLADIWCEQNIRSRPLNQYPEKELGEIAVMLKNWTIVPAGTEGYENAEVTGGGVDTDELSSKTMESKKVPGLYFTGEVIDVTGQLGGYNLHWAWASGYAAGQYV, encoded by the coding sequence GTGAGTGTATTTACTGATGTAGTTATTATTGGTGCAGGGGCATCCGGTCTTTTTTGTGCTGCGCAAGCCGGTATGAGAAGACGTTCTGTAATAGTTCTCGATCATTCCGCAAGGATTGGAAATAAGATCAGGATATCAGGAGGCGGGCATTGTAATTTTACGAACAGGAATGTATCTCATGAAAATTACTACACTTCTCATAACCCTCATTTTTGTAAATCTGCATTAGCACGTTTTACACCCCATGATTTCACCATTATGATGAAAAATCACGAGATCAGGTATATTGAGAAAGACGACGGGCAGTTATTTTGTTCCGGCAGTTCACGAGACATAGTACATATGCTTTCCTCTGAATGCAGCAGGCATGGTGTGGAGATTTTATTGAATTGCCGGATAACGGACTTATCAATTAAAGAAGGCAAGTTTATTGTCAGGACTAATAAGAATGTTTTCATTGCAGACTCACTGGTTGTAGCTACAGGGGGCCTGTCGTATTCGCAGTTGGGTGCATCGGATTTGGGTTATAAGATTGCGAGGCAATTTAAACTGAAGGTTACCCCGTTAAGACCTGCACTTGTTCCGTTCATCTTTACCAAGACAGATGTCAGGTTCTTCAGTAAACTTCGTGGTGTTTCTGTAAAGTCAGAAGTTGAGTGTAAGGATAGGCGTTTCAAGGGGATGATGTTATTTACGCACCGCGGATTGAGCGGTCCTGTTATACTGCAATTGTCATCATACTGGGAAGTGGGGAACAATATTACTGTTAATCTGTTGCCGGATTATGACATAAATGCGATTTTTGTCAGGGAGAGAGGGCGCAGTGTGGAGATGAAGAATCTTTTATCCGGATTTATGCCGTCACGATTAGCCGATATATGGTGTGAGCAGAATATTCGATCAAGGCCCCTGAATCAGTATCCAGAAAAGGAACTCGGTGAGATTGCCGTCATGCTAAAAAATTGGACGATTGTGCCTGCTGGTACTGAAGGATACGAAAATGCCGAGGTCACTGGAGGAGGTGTTGATACGGACGAGTTATCATCAAAGACGATGGAGTCAAAGAAGGTGCCGGGACTGTATTTCACGGGAGAGGTGATTGATGTGACCGGACAGCTTGGCGGATATAATCTTCACTGGGCATGGGCATCAGGTTATGCAGCAGGGCAGTATGTATAA
- a CDS encoding DegQ family serine endoprotease, whose amino-acid sequence MNYKEFVKKRCVLFIAIIAAGLINAAVIHWDSISNAEPTGIIKVRQGTDAASVNPSDVAAAEQFSNVFAGVAKKVNPSVVTIFTESNVKVQQPFKGMPFDQFFGDDFFKRFFQDRQPQGNLKQMGLGSGVIIDADGIILTNNHVVDGADNIKVKLLNGEEYEAKVKGRDAQTDLAVITIKSHNLQPIQIGNSDAARVGEWVLAIGSPFNPQLEHTVTAGIVSGKGRRGVGISQYEDFIQTDAAINPGNSGGALVNLRGELIGINTAIASGTGGYMGVGFAIPSKLAQKVMQDIIEKGKVQRGWLGVYIQDVTPEIAKALKLDSAKGVIISNIQENSPAEKAELKIEDVILKMNGKVVDNSMELSTHIAGMSPGSSVTLGILRDNRLMDVSVTLGELSPEAEQQSQRDTGNSKIGLNVSDINHDLAGRYQIPEKEMGVVVVSVDPEGIAAQVGFKEGDLITKFNKKQVHSAIEFNNSIKKVKPGEGMLFQLYRSGGNLFLAFTMPEK is encoded by the coding sequence ATGAATTACAAAGAGTTCGTAAAAAAAAGGTGTGTATTGTTTATCGCAATTATTGCAGCCGGCCTGATAAACGCAGCGGTGATTCATTGGGATAGTATAAGCAATGCAGAGCCGACAGGGATTATTAAAGTCCGGCAGGGGACAGATGCAGCATCGGTCAATCCATCTGATGTAGCTGCGGCCGAACAGTTTAGCAATGTCTTCGCCGGGGTTGCAAAAAAAGTGAATCCGTCAGTAGTGACAATATTCACGGAGTCAAATGTCAAAGTGCAGCAGCCTTTCAAGGGGATGCCGTTTGATCAGTTTTTTGGAGATGATTTCTTTAAACGATTTTTTCAGGACAGACAGCCTCAGGGTAATTTAAAACAGATGGGATTGGGATCAGGAGTTATTATAGACGCGGACGGAATTATTTTAACCAATAATCATGTCGTGGATGGTGCTGACAATATCAAGGTAAAGCTGCTGAATGGAGAGGAGTATGAAGCAAAAGTGAAAGGAAGAGACGCACAGACAGACCTGGCGGTTATTACCATAAAGTCCCATAACCTGCAACCTATCCAAATAGGAAATTCTGACGCGGCCAGGGTCGGAGAATGGGTCCTGGCGATTGGCTCTCCTTTTAATCCGCAACTCGAACATACAGTGACGGCAGGAATCGTCAGCGGAAAAGGGAGAAGAGGCGTGGGAATAAGTCAATACGAGGACTTTATTCAGACAGATGCGGCTATAAATCCCGGAAATTCAGGTGGAGCCCTCGTCAATCTTCGGGGTGAATTAATTGGAATCAATACAGCAATAGCCAGCGGCACAGGTGGGTACATGGGGGTCGGTTTTGCTATTCCTTCAAAACTTGCGCAGAAGGTAATGCAGGATATCATTGAGAAAGGGAAAGTGCAGAGAGGCTGGCTGGGGGTCTATATCCAGGATGTCACTCCGGAAATCGCCAAGGCGCTTAAATTAGATTCAGCAAAAGGGGTTATTATAAGCAATATCCAGGAAAACAGTCCTGCTGAAAAAGCGGAGCTTAAAATTGAGGATGTTATACTTAAAATGAACGGAAAGGTTGTTGATAACTCTATGGAATTAAGCACCCACATTGCAGGTATGTCTCCGGGATCATCCGTGACTCTTGGAATATTAAGAGACAACAGGTTAATGGATGTTTCAGTTACATTAGGCGAATTGAGTCCTGAGGCAGAGCAGCAGTCACAACGTGACACCGGCAACTCAAAGATCGGGCTTAATGTCTCTGACATAAACCATGATCTGGCCGGAAGATACCAGATCCCGGAAAAAGAAATGGGGGTCGTTGTCGTCAGCGTTGATCCTGAAGGTATTGCTGCACAGGTTGGTTTTAAGGAAGGTGATTTAATAACGAAATTCAATAAAAAGCAGGTCCATTCTGCGATCGAATTTAATAATTCAATAAAAAAGGTCAAACCGGGAGAAGGCATGTTGTTTCAACTGTACCGTTCCGGCGGCAACTTATTCCTGGCCTTTACTATGCCAGAAAAATAA
- a CDS encoding PilZ domain-containing protein translates to MNDQRQSPRYGIASMAEITFSDSDEVMKALISSISKGGLGIYSPSLLTVGRELDIKISFLQTNGNEEITEIIPGKVVWTKKFHNNFVIGIAFLTFDNSRHSILLSYLEAASQGSA, encoded by the coding sequence ATGAACGATCAACGTCAATCCCCGCGCTATGGCATTGCTTCAATGGCTGAAATTACCTTTTCGGACTCGGATGAAGTAATGAAGGCATTGATAAGCAGTATCAGCAAGGGGGGGCTTGGTATCTATTCCCCTTCCCTTCTGACAGTGGGAAGGGAACTTGATATAAAGATAAGTTTCCTGCAGACTAATGGGAATGAAGAAATAACTGAAATAATTCCAGGCAAAGTTGTATGGACTAAGAAATTCCATAATAATTTTGTAATCGGGATAGCATTTCTGACCTTCGATAATTCAAGACATTCAATTCTTTTAAGCTATTTAGAGGCTGCATCACAAGGTTCAGCATAG
- the zwf gene encoding glucose-6-phosphate dehydrogenase, which produces MKKQGLNTVFVLFGALGDLSHRLILPALYNLYLERQLPERFSLLGIDRQESNDAMLSEHCRKSVDEFSRSGTTHENEWNDFAKCLSYMQADITNQQIYTQLKERLDKQEKVSGGKLEKVFYLATPPSLYEPIAAGLGTAGSAMDRAGSRIVVEKPIGHNLESFQSINNTLNRFFTEPQIYRIDHFLGKETVQNILAMRFANPIFEPIWNRRYIDHVTISIPETLGVEHRGRYYEHAGALRDMVQNHLIQLLCLVAMEPPVAYDAEDIRNKKIDILRALRPIPPDMVNEFAARGQYGSGWLNGEKVPAYREEVDVNPASNAETYAALKLYVDNWRWQDVPFYLRTGKRLAANLWEISIRFRNVPHRSFPASVGLNEQPTRLIIQMQPEQGIILKFTAKEPGSQFRLRPVDMRFSYKEAFNIPTPDAYETLLWDTMIGDATLFMRADQVEAAWRLLMPVIEAWENNPAPDFPNYAAGSWGPESAEGLIARDGRSWLTPTAVRKP; this is translated from the coding sequence ATTAAGAAACAAGGGTTGAATACAGTTTTCGTCCTATTCGGTGCTCTCGGGGATCTCTCCCATCGCCTTATTCTGCCGGCCCTGTATAATCTTTATCTGGAAAGGCAGCTGCCGGAGCGTTTTTCACTACTTGGTATCGATCGCCAGGAATCTAATGATGCAATGCTCTCTGAGCATTGTCGAAAGAGCGTAGATGAATTCTCAAGGAGCGGCACCACTCATGAGAACGAATGGAATGATTTTGCTAAGTGCCTTAGTTATATGCAGGCTGATATTACCAATCAGCAAATTTATACTCAACTTAAGGAGCGACTTGATAAGCAGGAGAAAGTATCGGGTGGAAAACTGGAAAAGGTTTTCTACCTCGCAACACCGCCTTCGCTTTATGAGCCCATTGCTGCTGGATTGGGGACGGCTGGATCAGCGATGGACCGGGCCGGCTCCCGCATTGTCGTGGAGAAACCCATTGGGCACAATCTGGAGTCGTTTCAGTCTATTAACAATACCCTGAACCGGTTCTTCACAGAGCCTCAGATCTATCGTATTGATCACTTCCTGGGTAAGGAAACGGTTCAAAACATCTTAGCCATGCGTTTCGCCAACCCTATTTTTGAGCCGATCTGGAACCGGCGTTATATAGATCACGTGACTATCAGTATTCCAGAGACCCTGGGAGTTGAACATCGCGGCAGGTACTACGAACATGCAGGGGCGCTCCGCGATATGGTACAAAACCACCTCATCCAACTCCTGTGTCTGGTGGCCATGGAACCTCCTGTGGCATATGATGCAGAGGATATCCGCAATAAGAAAATAGATATCCTGCGCGCACTGCGGCCTATTCCACCCGATATGGTAAACGAGTTTGCCGCCCGTGGCCAGTATGGAAGCGGTTGGCTCAACGGTGAAAAAGTCCCTGCCTATCGAGAAGAAGTTGATGTGAATCCCGCATCTAATGCCGAGACCTACGCTGCGCTGAAACTCTATGTGGACAACTGGCGTTGGCAGGATGTGCCGTTCTACTTGCGCACCGGAAAACGCCTGGCGGCAAATCTCTGGGAGATATCAATCCGCTTCCGAAACGTGCCCCACAGATCCTTTCCCGCCTCTGTCGGCCTCAATGAACAACCCACGCGCCTGATAATCCAGATGCAGCCTGAACAGGGTATCATCCTGAAATTCACAGCGAAGGAACCTGGCTCTCAATTCCGTCTTCGTCCGGTGGACATGCGGTTCAGTTATAAAGAAGCATTTAATATACCTACGCCGGATGCCTACGAGACGCTCCTCTGGGACACTATGATCGGAGATGCCACCCTGTTCATGCGGGCGGATCAGGTAGAGGCGGCCTGGCGATTGCTGATGCCTGTGATTGAGGCCTGGGAAAATAATCCGGCTCCGGATTTCCCGAATTATGCAGCTGGGTCCTGGGGACCGGAATCTGCCGAGGGGCTCATCGCTCGGGATGGAAGGAGCTGGCTGACTCCTACAGCCGTAAGAAAACCATGA